A genomic stretch from Lathyrus oleraceus cultivar Zhongwan6 chromosome 2, CAAS_Psat_ZW6_1.0, whole genome shotgun sequence includes:
- the LOC127122646 gene encoding uncharacterized protein LOC127122646, translated as MEYVIAAHNQPSSPPAIPPPQRTVIYAISSASVLVVAASQFVPAGSPWGMPHNFVPEGYALTFASMPESSPVLFVPPPIVHTLPCVEETIYHFEPSEDRDQLRSMQQREKETFREYAQRWREIAAQVVPPMEEKEMTKVFLKTLDTFYYERMIASAPTDFTDMVNMGVRLEEAVREGRLVREGSSSSSGAKRYGGFMKKKEQETNAVSYNHPRRINYPYHSQHQHIAAVTPVITSAPVQVQYPQQRTNRFQQNTQYQQQHQPQQHQHQLQQRPPQQQRRTNFDPIPMSYAELYPALITKNLVQPRPRPLVPEVLPWWYKPEVSCPFHQNAPGHDLDNCFALKLEVQKLTRAGILTFKNMGPNVKDNPMPSHGPSSVNNIEVCLNEQRVTKIEEIRQSLVEIHSVLCAHGLFQHDHQICGTCSVNSRGCRKIQDDLQGVLDQGLIQISRQVSSPESQEQEVNVIIPCFNIPEKVEIAYHPREPVVICPPGPMPYTSDKAVPYRYAATIIENGKEVEIKTLASVTNIAANSRMTRSGRVFAPPVIPSRNVEKDPVVVVPVTREAEGQTSNSTLDKETDELLRIIKLSDYKVVDQLLQTPSKISILSLLLNSAVHREALLKVLDQAFVEQDITAEQFNNVVGSITSCNGLGFCDEELPEEGKNHNFALHISANCQGDSLSNILIDTGSSLNVMPKSTLVKLKYKGGQMRHSGIIVKAFDGSRKTVIGEVDLPIGIGPHVFQITFQVMDIVPAYSCLLGRPWIHEAGAITSTLHQKLKFVKNGQIVTVNGEQAMLISHLSSFSVIEVDETAVQTPFQALTIDDYKKSEGSIASFKDAQQIVKTGPTEMWGKRWVYQHGSS; from the exons ATGGAGTATGTAATTGCTGCTCATAACCAACCATCTTCGCCTCCTGCAAttcctcctcctcagaggactgttatttaTGCGATTTCTTCAGCATCTGTGCTTGTTGTTGCTGCCAGCCAATTTGTGCCTGCTGGGTCCCCTTGGGGAATGCCACACAACTTTGTACCTGAAGGGTACGCTCtaacatttgcttccatgccagAATCTAGCCCGGTCCTGTTTGTGCCTCCTCCTATTGTGCATACTCTTCCTTGTGTTGAGGAAACCATTTACCACTTTGAGCcgtctgaag accgagatcagttgaggtcCATGCAACAAAGAGAAAAGGAGACATTCCGTGAATACGCGCAAAGGTGGCGCGAAATTGCAGCACAGGTTGTTCCACCtatggaagaaaaggagatgacgaAAGTGTTCTTAAAGACTCTTGATACTttttattacgagaggatgattgCAAGCGCTCCTACAGACTTTACTGACATGGTAAACATGGGAGTCCGTTTAGAGGAAGCAGTTCGAGAAGGGCGTCTAGTCAGAGAAGGAAGTTCATCTTCAAGCGGGGCAAAGAGGTACGGCGGTTTTATGAAAAAGAAGGAACAAGAAACTAATGCTGTGTCCTATAATCATCCAAGAAGGATCAATTATCCTTACCATTCCCAACACCAACATATAGCAGCCGTGACTCCAGTAATCACTTCCGCTCCAGTTCAAGTCCAATACCCTCAGCAGCGTACCAACCGCTTCCAACAGAAtactcagtatcagcaacaacatcaacctcaacaacatcaacatcagtTACAACAACGTCCACCACAGCAGCAAAGAAGAAccaattttgatccaattccaatgtcatatgcagaattgtatccagCTTTGATCACTAAAAACCTTGTGCAACCACGACCACGACCTCTTGTACCAGAAGTGCTACcttggtggtacaagccagaggTATCTTGTCCCTTTCATCAGAATGCTCCAGGTCATGACTTAGACAACTGTTTTGCTTTAAAGTTGGAAGTACAGAAGTTGACAAGAGCAGGTATCCTGACCTTCAAGAACATGGGTCCCAATGTGAAGGACAATCCAATGCCAAGTCATGGTCCTTCATCAGTGAACAATATAGAAGTTTGTCTCAATGAACAACGTGTTACGAAGATAGAGGAGATTCGGCAGTCTTTGGTTGAAATTCATTCTGTTTTATGTGCTCATGGTCTATTCCAACATGACCACCAGATCTGTGGTACATGTTCAGTCAATTCAAGAGGTTGTAGAAAGATTCAAGATGATTTGCAAGGCGTCCTTGATCAGGGTTTGATTCAGATTTCTAGACAAGTGAGTTCTCCAGAATCACAAGAACAAGAGGTGAATGTCATCATTCCTTGCTTCAACATTCCAGAGAAAGTAGAGATAGCTTATCATCCGAGGGAGCCAGTGGTGATTTGCCCTCCGGGCCCAATGCCTTACACTTCAGATAAAGCGGTCCCCTACCGCTATGCAGCAACTATTATTGAGAACGGTAAAGAGGTCGAGATTAAAACCTTAGCCTCAGTTACCAATATCGCAGCAAATAGCCGAATGACGCGCAGTGGCCGCGTGTTCGCTCCGCCGGTTATCCCAAGTAGAAATGTTGAGAAAGATCCAGTAGTCGTGGTACCAGTGACAAGAGAAGCAGAAGGGCAAACAAGCAATTCAACCCTTGATAAAGAAACAGATGAACTACTTAGAATTATCAAGCTCAGTGACTACAAAGTGGTAGATCAGTTGCTacagacaccgtcaaaaatctcgaTCCTGTCCTTATTATTGAATTCAGCTGTCCACAGAGAAGCACTACTGAAGGTGCTTGATCAAGCCTTTGTAGAACAGGATATAACAGCAGAGCAGTTCAACAATGTTGTAGGCAGCATCACTTCGTGCAATGGCTTAggcttttgtgatgaagaactgCCAGAAGAAGGAAAGAATCACAACTTCGCTCTCCATATCTCAGCCAATTGTCAAGGGGATTCTTTGTCTAATATCCTAATTGACACCGGTTCATCTCTGAATGTCATGCCCAAGTCTACCTTGGTGAAGCTAAAGTACAAAGGGGGGCAAATGCGGCACAGTGGAATTATTGTGAAAGCGTTCGATGGATCAAGAAAAACAGTCATTGGAGAAGTTGATTTGCCTATTGGTATTGGACCACACGTattccagatcactttccaggttatggacataGTGCCAGCTTATAGCTGTCTGCTCGGACGcccatggattcacgaggcgggtGCCATTACATCCACGttacaccaaaagttaaagtttgtcaagaatgggcAAATAGTGACGGTTAATGGGGAGCAGGCTATGCTGATTAGCCACCTTTCATCGTTTAGTGTGATAGAAGTAGACGAGACGGCTGTTCAAACTCCATTTCAGGCCCTGACCATCGATGATTACAAGAAAAGTGAAGGTTCAATCGCGTCATTCAAAGACGCCCAGCAGATTGTCAAGACAGGTCCTACAGAAATGTGGGGCAAG CGGTGGGTTTATCAACATGGTAGCAGTTGA